The genomic window CCTGCGTCCGTTGAGACAACAGTGCTGCACGACCGACGAACTCACCTTTTTCAAAATTCACCACCCACTCAGCACCGGCTTCCAGTGGGCTGGTCTCTTCGTTGATATCGTTTCCGTACAGGAGATAGCCCATGTCCAGGCGAAGCAAATCACGTGCGCCTAATCCCGCCGGCTTGAGACCTAGTGGTTGACCAACTTTTAACAGCTCCTCCCATGCTGGTTCAGCGAACTGCGCAGAGAGATAGAGCTCGTATCCCAGTTCGCCGGTGTAGCCTGTCCGTGCAACGATGACGGATCCGCCGAATGCGGGGACTTCCATGCACTGCCTAACTTTTAGGTTCGCAGCCTCAGCAACACCGATCGCGATCAAGATGTCGCGGGAGAGGGGACCTTGTACGGCAATCTGCGCCAGCTCCGTTGAACGATCCCGAACCTTGCACCCTTGCACATGGGCGACTTTTTCCAACAGCCAGGTGACGATCTTCTCGCGATTCGAGGCATTAACACAGACAAGAAACTCGTACGGTTTGACGTGATAGATAAAAATGTCGTCCTGGATGCCTCCCTTGGGATTACAGACCATCGAATACTGCGAGGAGCGGACTGAAATCTTGGAGACATCGTTGGTGGTGACATATTGCAAGAACCCGACAGAGCCTGGACCGGAGACGCTGATCCGGCCCATGTGGCTCACGTCGAAAAGACCGGCCTTGCTGCGGACGCTGTGGTATTCATCGACGACGCCGCTGTACTGGATAGGCATCTCCCATCCGGTAAAGTCGACCAGCTTGGCGCCTGCGGCACGATGTTGTGCAATGAGCGGAGTCTGTTTCATCATGGCCAGTCGAAATTCAGAATCTCCGTCAAGGCATTGTATCTGAAGACCTGGGCATGACAACCTTCGGACCTGAGAGACCTGACGACGTTCATTGGACTCTGAGTAACTCCACATCGAAAATCAACGTGGCATTCGGTGGGATCACGCCACCGGCACCGCGCGAGCCGTATCCCAAATCGGATGGGATGGTCAGCTTGCGCTTGCCTCCCACCTTCATCCCCTGGACCCCTTCATCCCAGCCTTTAATGACGCGTCCGGCGCCAAGCGGAAAGGAAAAGGGTTGCCCACGATCAACGGAACTATCGAACTTTTTTCCGTTCTCCAGCCAGCCGGTGTAGTGCACGCTCACATTCTTCCCTGCAACGGCCGCATCTCCCGTCCCAACTGCTTGATCGACATATTTCAGCCCGGATGGCGTGGTCACTTCCTGATTATTCTCAGCCATGGAACCTCCTACTCCCACAGATACCGTCAGCACGACGATCGCCATGAGTGATAAAAGATACGATGATTTCATATGAATCTCCTCTTTCCATTGTATGGCATGGTCCGGATAGCCGGGTCAACCAGAATGGGTCAACAGCCTGTTGAAAACTACTGTGCCATAACAAAAATGTTGGTCTGTGAGGGAGTTCAGCTCCCATCCACTACTACCTGCGGCTGTTCAAACAGACTGTCCAGCGATGCGAGAACAACGCTGGCAGACTGTTTCAACAGCCTGTTATCGGTCTCGTTCGGCGAAGAGCGCCAAACTGGCCGTGTAACCATGGAGAAAACTTCGCCCACCGACCGGACCGATTTCGCCCTGCGCGAAAAATCCGGCCAACGGAATGGAGCCCAACCGCGCCGTTGCGGTTCCGGCATCATGGTTGGGCTTCCCAAAGAGTCCCTGGCCCCGTCCACAACAGCTGAACATGAGCGCACCAAGCGGAGGATGGCGATGACGCGCATGATCCGCCGCAAGCAGTGCGTTGAACTCCTCGCTGGCTGAGGCGGCATCGCGCAGATGGAATTGGACCGTCTGTCCTTCTTGAACCACCTCTCCCACAGCGACCGCGCCCGTGGTTTGATCGGCTCCAAGCAGGTTCCGGATGAGGAAGTCTCCACGCTCGAAGCGGTTCCGATGTTCGTCGATCACAATGCCGAGATGGACCGCACGATTCGCCCGTTGCCGCTCCTCTTCCGACAGTGACTCGAACACCGCGTGCAACCGCCCCAGTGCTGGCTCGCCTCCCAGTTCCTGAATCAGATTCCGTTCCGCCTTGGTCACGACAAACCGCTCACCGATCAAACGACAGCCTTGTGAGATCACCGGACGAATATCGACCGCTCCCGAGAGACGCACGCCCACGAGTCCGCCCTCGAACGCCTGATCGTTGAGCACGAGCCGATTCATCCCAGCCTCTTGCCCCCCGCCGGCAAGACCACCGATCGCCTGGGCGCCTGGGTATCGATCGTCCACGATCCCTAGGATGTCTTGAACGGGCGTCGTAAACGGATCGGCAAGGAGGAGAAACGTCCCATCGTCGACTCCCGGGGCAGGCCATCCCGTGAGATGGAATTGATCCTGAGTCGGAGAAAATGAGGACTGCAGTGGGTGGAGGTTGACATCGGGCAACACCGCCGCCCAGGCGGTGATTGCAGGCGCGGTCTCTAATTCCTCTGCCCCGGCAATTACACCCTCTCCACTGCAACCCAGCAGCAGTCTCGGACGAAGCGTTCCGGTAAGCATCTCTGCCAACCGATCGGCCCCTTCTGCATGGTGCGCGGAGAAGAAGACACCGACCAAATCGATGGGAGTTCCACTCAGTCGCGTACGAATAGCTGCAGCCACCTCTAACGCTGCCGCGTCAGTATCAATCTGTCTTGAGAGCGCCACCGCAAACTGCATGGAATAGTCTCAGGGTGAGAAGCTGATGGATAACCAGGATCGACAAATGAGCGGTACAGACCGGAACGGTTCAAAAATCAGACACCCGGATCCATGCGCTGCGCTCGGACTTGCGCGAGTTTTTTATAATAGCGCCACAGATACGAATGGTAGTCATCGACTTGCGCAAGGAGATAGTGCAATTCCGTCGGATCCTCGGTTTCCAGTGCGTGAATCATCCGCGCCTTGAGGAATTCGGCAAAGGCTTCCGTCTTTTGCACCGCCGTCATCAGCTGCAATCCACCGCCGATTTGGTAGTCGCCCATCGACTTAGTCTCCTTCGTTCACAGCTGGGCGGAAGAATAGCGAGGAGCACGCGGGAAATGCAAGCGCAGTGGCCGAGAACTGTGTTAAACGAGCGGGGTGCTGACTAGTGTTGAGTCGGCTGCAAGAGCCCCTTGAGGCGGACGAGGTCGATGGCGTCGATACGATGGTCATCACGGCCCGTGACTGACGTTGCCATGGTGAGGGCGTTCAGGATGGCTTCTTCTGTCGCTTCAACTGTGGCGGTGATGAGAGGATTCAGATGGGTGTCGGCCAGGTGCGTCAGTTGGTAGATGGGCTCTTTCGGATAGTGGGGAATCACGTTCGCGGTGGAAAAGGCCAGCATGAAGTCGCCGCTGCTGTGCCGAGCTGTAGAGCCGGTGCGGGCAAGGCCGAGCGCAGCACGTTTAGCCAGCCGCGTCAGCTGGCGGCTGTCAAGCGGCGCATCGATGGCGATGATGATGATAATGGACCCTTCGCTCTGACCGGGCGAGAGCGCCTGAGACTGTTGTTGGGCTGGTGGTGGGCCATAGAGCTTTCCCACCGGCACGCTGGCGATGACCAGTTCCGGTCTCCGGCCATGGTTCGCATTAACAAGGACTCCGATGGTATAACCTCCGTCTTTCTCCGATAACTTTCTCGATGACGTGCCGATACCGCCTTTGAATCCATACGAGACCATCCCCGTGCCGGCACCGACCGTGCCTTCTGCCACTGGGCCACTGGTGGCCCCATCAAGCGCCGTAATCACATCCTGCTCCGACACATGGCGACCTTGGATGTCGTTCAATCGTCCGTCGTCGCATTCCGCTACGACCGGAGTGAGCGTGTCGTCTTCGATGCCGATGGCCGGGTACTGCTTGATCATCCAGCTCATCACGCCGTTCGCTACACGAGGGATATTGAGCGTGTTGGTCAGCGCGATGGGATATTCCAAGAATCCTGATTCGGCAACCCATGAGAGCCCCGTCATTTCGCCGGTGCCGTTGAGGACGAAAAATCCAGCCGGTACCTTCTTATGCCACACGTCGTCGCGTGGAACGATGACCGTCACACCGGTCCGGACCGGACCCTGCCCCGGCTTGAGCGCCCCGCCTCCGTGTATGAGGGTCTGATGCCCC from Nitrospira sp. includes these protein-coding regions:
- the gcvT gene encoding glycine cleavage system aminomethyltransferase GcvT, whose protein sequence is MMKQTPLIAQHRAAGAKLVDFTGWEMPIQYSGVVDEYHSVRSKAGLFDVSHMGRISVSGPGSVGFLQYVTTNDVSKISVRSSQYSMVCNPKGGIQDDIFIYHVKPYEFLVCVNASNREKIVTWLLEKVAHVQGCKVRDRSTELAQIAVQGPLSRDILIAIGVAEAANLKVRQCMEVPAFGGSVIVARTGYTGELGYELYLSAQFAEPAWEELLKVGQPLGLKPAGLGARDLLRLDMGYLLYGNDINEETSPLEAGAEWVVNFEKGEFVGRAALLSQRTQGVVRRLVGFELLEKAVPRHGFTILSADSPVQSIGEVTSGNLSPFLQKGIGLGSVLPRYAEPGTKIQIDIRGKAVPAQVVKPPFYKKPKS
- a CDS encoding FKBP-type peptidyl-prolyl cis-trans isomerase encodes the protein MAENNQEVTTPSGLKYVDQAVGTGDAAVAGKNVSVHYTGWLENGKKFDSSVDRGQPFSFPLGAGRVIKGWDEGVQGMKVGGKRKLTIPSDLGYGSRGAGGVIPPNATLIFDVELLRVQ
- a CDS encoding P1 family peptidase; amino-acid sequence: MKYRFRQAARVVRFSCIAALLTGCLSTAAAESDQSRHRLRDLGIVIGNYPTGPLNAITDVVGVKVGHQTLIHGGGALKPGQGPVRTGVTVIVPRDDVWHKKVPAGFFVLNGTGEMTGLSWVAESGFLEYPIALTNTLNIPRVANGVMSWMIKQYPAIGIEDDTLTPVVAECDDGRLNDIQGRHVSEQDVITALDGATSGPVAEGTVGAGTGMVSYGFKGGIGTSSRKLSEKDGGYTIGVLVNANHGRRPELVIASVPVGKLYGPPPAQQQSQALSPGQSEGSIIIIIAIDAPLDSRQLTRLAKRAALGLARTGSTARHSSGDFMLAFSTANVIPHYPKEPIYQLTHLADTHLNPLITATVEATEEAILNALTMATSVTGRDDHRIDAIDLVRLKGLLQPTQH
- a CDS encoding FIST C-terminal domain-containing protein, with the protein product MQFAVALSRQIDTDAAALEVAAAIRTRLSGTPIDLVGVFFSAHHAEGADRLAEMLTGTLRPRLLLGCSGEGVIAGAEELETAPAITAWAAVLPDVNLHPLQSSFSPTQDQFHLTGWPAPGVDDGTFLLLADPFTTPVQDILGIVDDRYPGAQAIGGLAGGGQEAGMNRLVLNDQAFEGGLVGVRLSGAVDIRPVISQGCRLIGERFVVTKAERNLIQELGGEPALGRLHAVFESLSEEERQRANRAVHLGIVIDEHRNRFERGDFLIRNLLGADQTTGAVAVGEVVQEGQTVQFHLRDAASASEEFNALLAADHARHRHPPLGALMFSCCGRGQGLFGKPNHDAGTATARLGSIPLAGFFAQGEIGPVGGRSFLHGYTASLALFAERDR